A single window of Debaryomyces hansenii CBS767 chromosome F complete sequence DNA harbors:
- a CDS encoding DEHA2F09746p (similar to CA4891|IPF1627 Candida albicans IPF1627 unknown function), translating into MSSEFEGSNSSYVSDGSDSSVVVALSQNINNDSNSGFEHDDRNDIDADSTRSSSPFLSNPELSYKEKFSPVASSFDDEEDISRRVQDMDTSIASLRETLGDLNVGDKDKNNQSIIVDESFHNSTMDTTRYNETQAQFDRDLDFDQNSNDGKTESPRHKKAISPWKQLRSTSTAAPGHMGEIPKLHFNQSNFFNNDTKQSLTHDTTAVAKINELNKQVTGYRIQIKLFKQFLQHLIDKTRYSNTDNVFDISELNHFQNNLNGLSPSRSTGIRSGSINTNAEIEDNLSQNYDELLKLNEDLYLNLEDFQNQLHDKEVQLNNANVYMNDCSRIINEILELLINDPSTDDPSRQALVKCLDGAASDAKLSKSLETKLYVVRLELRKKMERKDHSYPSPPPSNPEKEQIELSGYITIIQGLIASLDKVQKEFLAHKQDTSKIQEDLKKEVESTQTIRANYESLYNKFNQLCASLERSRSDDADSEMQKLRIENQKLRTINNTVDNKFNEYQKVIDKLQSEVNDLQKHYSNSSIGETSEWLKSSNDGFHHNDLLLSHKEVNQLQEQLNNLTERYRKLQDDSSNTISTLTNQLNNKKQESLSLGANQRITDQLKNDLELAVEKQRVLKAEKIRLSYSLESLAKDKVSLQTTIRSLTEKITSLTVEAPHYKKDEMNEGLKKLNVLEYQLSELLSRDVHEFQKFLKSFIKIADDSSLKEPKRKIDTLAKKISQERNSDRTDEMTSWDISELNTIREYHKSVFDYFARAVDIIVNDHVKLLLKEGENTSQTNEYVNKLHKRIDELNNVNDNLTRQLDSYYTDDSHNDTTQNTSITSTGSKMRITELTNRWKAEREARVYENQEAKKRLKELDRENARLRQELDQVS; encoded by the coding sequence ATGTCATCAGAATTTGAGGGCTCTAATCTGTCATACGTTTCAGATGGAAGTGATCTGTCTGTAGTAGTGGCCCTATCTCAAAACATAAATAATGATCTGAATAGTGGTTTCGAACATGATGATAGAAACGACATTGATGCAGATTCGACAAGGTCATCTAGTCCATTCTTATCGAATCCCGAATTGCTGTATAAGGAAAAGTTCTCTCCGGTAGCCAGTTCATTCGACGACGAGGAAGATATATCACGTCGAGTACAAGATATGGATACAAGCATTGCAAGCCTTAGAGAAACATTGGGCGATCTTAATGTAGGCGACAAGGACAAAAACAACCAATCGATAATTGTGGATGAAAGCTTTCACAATTCGACTATGGATACAACTCGCTATAATGAAACACAAGCACAATTTGACCGTGATTTAGATTTCgatcaaaattcaaatgaCGGCAAGACAGAAAGCCCTAGACATAAAAAGGCTATATCGCCTTGGAAACAGCTTCGGTCAACGTCTACGGCCGCTCCTGGACATATGGGAGAAATACCCAAATTGCATTTCAATCaatctaatttttttaacaACGACACTAAGCAATCACTTACCCATGACACCACTGCAGTTGCCAAAATCAATGAGCTAAATAAACAAGTCACAGGATATAGAATTCAGATAAAACTATTTAAACAGTTTTTGCAacatttaattgataaaactCGCTACAGTAATACAGATAATGTATTTGACATTAGCGAGTTAAACCATTTCCAGAATAATCTTAACGGACTATCACCACTGAGATCTACAGGAATACGGTCAGGAAGTATAAACACTAATGCAGAGATTGAAGACAATTTGTCTCAAAATTACGATGAATTACTCAAGTTGAATGAAGATCTTTATTTAAACTTAGaagattttcaaaatcaattgcaCGATAAAGAAGTGCAACTAAATAATGCAAACGTATATATGAACGACTGTTCGAGaattataaatgaaattttagaatTGCTTATCAATGATCCTTCCACTGATGACCCGTCAAGACAAGCTTTAGTTAAGTGTTTAGATGGTGCTGCAAGTGATGCAAAGCTTTCAAAATCACTAGAAACAAAACTTTATGTTGTTCGGTTGGAGCTTCGAAAGAAAATGGAACGTAAGGATCACAGCTATCCTTCACCACCCCCTTCAAATCCtgaaaaagaacaaattgaacTATCAGGATATATAACAATTATTCAAGGGCTTATAGCATCATTAGACAAGGTGCAAAAGGAATTTTTGGCTCATAAACAAGACACATCAAAAATCCAAGAAGACTTAAAAAAAGAGGTTGAGAGTACACAAACAATAAGAGCAAATTACGAATCATTGTACAATAAGTTCAATCAACTATGCGCGAGTTTAGAAAGATCTAGATCAGATGATGCTGACAGTGAAATGCAGAAGCTTAGAATAGAAAATCAGAAATTAAGAACCATAAACAACACCGTTGAcaacaaattcaatgaGTATCAGAaagttattgataaattgcAACTGGAAGTAAACGACTTACAAAAGCACTATAGCAATAGTTCAATAGGCGAAACTAGTGAATGGCTAAAATCTTCTAACGATGGGTTCCATCATAATGACTTATTGCTATCACATAAAGAGGTAAACCAACTTCAAGAACAATTGAACAATCTTACTGAACGTTATAGAAAATTACAAGatgattcttcaaatacGATATCTACATTGActaatcaattgaataacaaGAAACAGGAGAGTTTATCGTTGGGTGcaaatcaaagaattaCCGACCAACTAAAGAACGATTTAGAATTAGCAGTAGAAAAGCAACGTGTCTTGAAAGCGGAAAAGATCAGATTGTCTTATAGTCTTGAATCTCTTGCAAAGGACAAGGTATCTTTACAGACCACTATCAGAAGTTTGACTGAAAAGATTACCTCACTAACAGTAGAAGCGCCCCACTAcaagaaagatgaaatGAACGAGGGCctcaaaaaattgaacgTGTTAGAATATCAATTAAGTGAATTGCTTCTGCGTGATGTTCATGagtttcaaaaatttctaaaatctTTCATCAAGATAGCAGAtgattcttctttaaaAGAACCTAAGAGGAAAATTGATACTTTAGCAAAGAAGATTTCCCAGGAGAGAAACTCCGACCGTACTGATGAGATGACCCTGTGGGATATTTCAGAATTGAACACGATCCGTGAGTACCATAAGTCAGTGTTCGACTACTTTGCCAGAGCAGTAGATATTATCGTTAACGATCATGTCAAacttttattgaaagaaggTGAAAATACTTCGCAAACTAACGAATAtgttaataaattgcaCAAAAGAATAGATGAATTAAACAATGTGAATGACAATTTGACAAGACAACTAGATTCTTATTACACAGATGATAGCCACAACGATACTACTCAAAATACAAGTATTACATCAACGGGATCGAAAATGAGGATAACTGAGTTAACTAATAGGTGGAAAGCCGAAAGAGAAGCAAGAGTATATGAGAATCAAGAAGCTAAGAAAAGATTAAAGGAGTTAGATAGAGAAAATGCTAGGTTAAGACAGGAACTTGATCAAGTGTCCTAG
- a CDS encoding DEHA2F09768p (weakly similar to uniprot|P06103 Saccharomyces cerevisiae YOR361C PRT1 Subunit of the core complex of translation initiation factor 3(eIF3) essential for translation) — protein sequence MNDNMSEQEYRSLEKEVQLDDLDFSDLEAKYAVNSDFGMDNYVVVDGAPIAPEAKVPILIKVLKKLFNTVGEVVEGDEGIHMPLQDGKSKGYLFVQFKTPQMAEAAIQQLHGKKLDQKHRLLVNKLSDIEKFGAEGNVEIDFHEPEIPPFKSHGYLRSWLQDEQGRDQMALHFSETVGVYYNKKKNDPEPVIEPRKGFTSKYAKFSPLGTYLFSVHPQGVQSWGGDGFQSITKFIHNQVRLIDFSPNEKYMVTLSPLPIALPDDPAERSIFPFGPESNGHKLVIWDMATGEPARTFALPPHLEGQKDMPWPLVKWSHDDKYCARQGPGALAIYETPSFQLLDKKLVKVDDVVDFEWAPAAVHLSDSKVKEGEYILSYWTPESSNQTARVALMQIPSRKVIRTINLFQVSDCKMHWHGEGKFLCVKVDRHTKSRKTFFSNLEFFKVTEKDIPVEKLELKDVVFNFAWEPRSERFITISRLDDGNQNPSIAKNTISFYAPQVSSKGRVTSSKYTCFKEIHDKHSNTVCWSPKGRFVVVATISKSSGELEFYDCSYEEDKPANSKVNGNVKLLKAEKYSGMTNLAWDPSGRFVAAWSSSWAHSIENGYRLFEFTGNMLKDNSIDHFKEFIWRPRPASLLNAADRKKVRKNLREYSAQFDEADAMEADAASREAILLRRKLLEQWRSYRAKHAANGSKKNEVQAEIIEEIKEEIIEEKEEVVE from the coding sequence ATGAACGATAATATGTCTGAACAAGAGTATAGGAGTCTCGAGAAAGAGGTCCAATTAGATGACCTTGACTTCTCTGACTTGGAAGCCAAGTACGCAGTTAATTCTGATTTTGGTATGGATAATTATGTTGTTGTCGATGGTGCTCCAATTGCTCCAGAGGCTAAAGTTCCTATTTTAATCAAGgttttaaagaaattattcaacACTGTTGGTGAAGTTGTCGAAGGTGACGAAGGAATCCACATGCCATTACAAGATGGTAAGTCCAAGGGTTATTTGTTTGTTCAATTTAAGACTCCTCAAATGGCAGAAGCTGCTATCCAACAATTGCACGGCAAGAAATTAGATCAAAAGCACAGATTGTTAGTCAACAAATTAagtgatattgaaaagtttggTGCAGAAGGGaatgttgaaattgatttccaTGAACCTGAAATTCCACCATTCAAGAGTCATGGTTATTTGAGATCGTGGTTACAAGATGAGCAAGGTCGTGATCAAATGGCTTTACACTTTTCTGAAACTGTTGGTGTTTATTataacaagaagaagaatgacCCAGAACCTGTTATTGAACCAAGAAAGGGATTTACTTCCAAATATGCTAAATTCTCTCCATTAGGTACATATTTGTTTTCCGTTCACCCACAAGGTGTCCAATCATGGGGTGGTGATGGTTTTCAAAGTATTACTAAGTTTATCCATAATCAAGTTCGTTTAATTGACTTTTCTCCAAACGAAAAGTACATGGTTACTTTATCCCCACTTCCAATTGCCTTACCAGATGATCCAGCAGAGAGATCTATTTTCCCGTTCGGCCCAGAAAGTAATGGTCATAAATTAGTCATTTGGGATATGGCAACTGGTGAACCTGCTAGAACTTTTGCATTACCACCACATTTAGAAGGTCAGAAGGATATGCCATGGCCATTAGTCAAATGGTCGCATGACGACAAATACTGTGCCCGTCAAGGACCTGGCGCTTTAGCCATTTATGAAACTCCATCATTCCAATTATTAGACAAGAAATTAGTCAAGGTTGATGATGTTGTTGACTTTGAATGGGCTCCAGCCGCCGTTCATCTTTCTGACTCTAAGGTAAAAGAAGGTGAGTACATTTTGTCGTACTGGACTCCTGAAAGTTCTAATCAAACAGCAAGAGTTGCCTTGATGCAAATTCCATCTAGAAAAGTTATTAGAACCATCAATTTATTCCAAGTCAGTGATTGTAAGATGCACTGGCATGGTGAAGGTAAGTTCTTGTGTGTTAAGGTTGATCGTCATACCAAATCCCGTAAGACATTTTTCTCTAATTTAGAATTCTTTAAAGTTACCGAAAAGGATATTCcagttgaaaaattagagTTGAAGGATGTTGTTTTCAACTTTGCATGGGAACCAAGATCAGAAAGATTCATCACTATTTCCAGGTTAGATGATGGTAATCAGAATCCATCTATTGCCAAAAATACTATTTCCTTCTACGCACCACAAGTCCTGTCGAAGGGTAGAGTTACAAGCTCGAAATACACATGTTTCAAGGAAATCCATGATAAGCATTCTAACACAGTTTGCTGGTCTCCAAAGGGTAgatttgttgttgttgctaCAATTTCTAAGTCTAGTGGTGAATTGGAATTTTATGATTGCTCatatgaagaagataaaccAGCTAACAGTAAAGTCAACGGTAAtgttaaattattaaaagcaGAAAAATACTCTGGTATGACAAACTTAGCATGGGATCCATCAGGAAGATTTGTCGCTGCTTGGTCTTCATCTTGGGCTCATTCTATAGAAAATGGTTATagattatttgaattcacTGGTAATATGTTGAAGGATAACAGTATTGACCATTTCAAGGAATTCATCTGGAGACCAAGACCAGCTTCTTTATTGAATGCTGCTGACAGAAAAAAGGTCAGAAAGAACTTACGTGAATATAGTGCTCAATTTGATGAAGCTGATGCCATGGAGGCTGATGCCGCTAGTAGAGAAGCTATCTTATTACGTCGTAAGTTGTTAGAACAATGGAGATCTTACAGAGCAAAGCATGCTGCTAATGGttcaaagaagaatgaaGTCCAGGCTGAAATCATTGAGgaaatcaaagaagaaatcattgaagaaaaagaagaagttgttGAGTAG
- a CDS encoding DEHA2F09790p (similar to YALI0F16071g Yarrowia lipolytica) → MLRNVISKQAYLAKPYAGIRLPITKAQTGLRLMSTVEEQLMDDYEKKIFGILKDNFQPKTLQVKDVSGGCGSMFAILVESEKFKGIPMIKQHRLVNEVLKDEISKWHGIQLKTKSA, encoded by the coding sequence ATGTTAAGAAATGTCATATCTAAACAAGCCTATTTGGCAAAGCCATATGCTGGGATAAGGTTGCCAATTACAAAAGCTCAGACTGGTTTGCGTTTAATGTCTACTGTCGAAGAACAACTTATggatgattatgaaaaaaaGATATTCGGAATCTTGAAAGATAATTTCCAACCTAAGACCTTACAAGTTAAAGATGTGTCCGGGGGATGTGGTTCTATGTTTGCTATACTTGTTGAAAGTGAAAAGTTCAAAGGTATTCCAATGATCAAACAACATAGGTTAGTCAACGAAGTTTTGAAAGACGAAATTTCGAAATGGCATGGGATTCAATTAAAGACGAAGTCTGCTTAA